The segment GAAGGCGTCGACGATGTAGCCCGTCATCCGCCCGATCCCCCCGCCGCCGTCGAGCGCGCCGGGGGTGGCGAAGACAATGCAGGCGCGGGGCGCCTTCTTGCGCCGGAAACCCCTATCGATCAAACCCATTCTGCCCTCACGCCGCGCCGGGAGCCGAGAAGATGGCCTGACGCAGCCGGCGCCTCAGCCCGACCGGCATCAGCGAATGCATCAGGAAGGTGGTCAGCGCCATCGGGGTCGGCGCGCCGTCGCGCAGCGCCGATTTCAGGATGCGCTTGCGCACCGCCGGCGTCCGCGCCGCCTGTTCGCCGCCGGTGGCCTGGAGCAGCAGGCTGGCGTAGGCGCGGGGCGACAGCCGGGGCCGCACCGACTCCGCCCAGTTCAGGGCCATGTCGATGTTGTGGCAGGTCGACAGGGTGATGCGGTCCGATTCCGTGTAGTGGATCGCCAGCACCTCCGGCACCGTCACCAGGGCGCAGCTTTCGATCTGCCCGCAGGAGATCAGCCACTCCCAGTCGTCGAAGGCCGATTTCGGGATCGGCTGGCGCTGGAGCAGCGCCTTCGGGGCCAGCAGGGTGGTGGTGGGGGCGAAGGTCTCGCCCTTGAACAGCCCGTGGCGGACGAACAGG is part of the Azospirillum baldaniorum genome and harbors:
- a CDS encoding glycosyltransferase family 2 protein, which encodes MTSPHEMVTVVIPTRNRPDMVARAVESALAQTYAPLEVVVVIDGPDPATEERLRAFGDPRLTVIALEQNRGAAGARNLGVERAEGAWIAFLDDDDEWMPGKIALQMAARPPGVRYPIMSCRCKVVTARGDFEWPRRLCTPRDRIGDYLFVRHGLFKGETFAPTTTLLAPKALLQRQPIPKSAFDDWEWLISCGQIESCALVTVPEVLAIHYTESDRITLSTCHNIDMALNWAESVRPRLSPRAYASLLLQATGGEQAARTPAVRKRILKSALRDGAPTPMALTTFLMHSLMPVGLRRRLRQAIFSAPGAA